A single window of Culicoides brevitarsis isolate CSIRO-B50_1 chromosome 3, AGI_CSIRO_Cbre_v1, whole genome shotgun sequence DNA harbors:
- the LOC134835324 gene encoding uncharacterized protein LOC134835324, which translates to MSRLIYLSVLLVIHFVAANPDVSGSEANVFQTVSEKQMEDSFLKKLNLKCSQRDNSSCIMLKLVTYMNRMLKKSSIALDGNVELIQTRTTYEKEDPYVYARAQGSDEATLGVILADKLWTFFKSRSLKWKPAEVMDFIMSSNEKGKLNFELSLNTEKIYEEGRGKMKNSGHIVGALVAKAALVGALIFKGLVLLVGKALVVSKLAFLLASILAIKKLLNKKHITYEVVAHPVHDHHHEHPVSGWGRALDVFIENALNNINPDGDKIAFEGQKP; encoded by the exons atGTCGCGCCTAATTTACCTTAGTGTTCTTTTAGTAATACATTTTGTTGCGGCAAATCCTGATGTTAGTGGATCTGAAGCAAATgtg TTTCAGACTGTGAGTGAAAAACAAATGGAAgattcttttttaaagaaattgaatttgaagtGCTCACAACGAGATAATAGTTCATGTATTATGTTAAAATTGGTAACGTATATGAATCGtatgttgaaaaaatcttccatTGCTTTGGATGGTAACGTTGAGTTAATACAaacaag AACCACTTATGAAAAAGAAGATCCATATGTTTATGCTCGTGCTCAAGGATCAGATGAAGCAACATTGGGCGTTATACTGGCAGACAAATTATGgacttttttcaaaagcaGATCTTTGAAATGGAAACCAGCCGAAGTTATGGATTTCATAATGAGCTCAAACGAAAAAGGAAAGCTTAACTTTGAATTGTCTCtgaatacagaaaaaatatatgaggAAGGTCgtggaaaaatgaaaaattcaggaCATATTGTTGGAGCACTTGTGGCAAAAGCTGCTCTTGTAGGTGCgttgatttttaaaggattAGTTCTTTTAGTAGGAAAAGCTTTGGTAGTGTCCAAACTTGCATTTTTACTAGCCAGTATTCtagctattaaaaaattgttaaacaaaAAGCACATTACTTATGAAGTAGTGGCACATCCAGTTCATGATCACCATCACGAACATCCAGTTAGTGGATGGGGACGTGCCCTTGATGTTTTTATTGAGAATGCTTTAAATAACATAAATCCTGACGGGGATAAGATCGCTTTTGAAGGACAAAAACCATAG
- the LOC134835322 gene encoding uncharacterized protein LOC134835322, protein MSRSASDLNQFSTSEARKGHKGGLGYVLLMGGMLAKTMAALGFGGVAMLALKALGASLAALLLSSVVGLKKLGEQGHHESHVHKVVILSALCLLAVAAESSFKECLEQDSISCVQMTLFRKARDFFDQQDISVVDGLSFKKDSVRGARSIPVDTSAIEAANTIESREDALENYVSERAMNFFQERSLNLDMMTVGRAVSQAIPEEVKESMRSMVGEARKKKKKLLKKLAPLLGLVKLKAQGLMLLALVGIAIIAKKALVIGVIALVLAKLGLVKAIIAKVSSKAGGGGGGIADLLGGLGGGSSSSSGAEAVAYQAYAPQTGSDKPVQNDFKHYIDRGQVQPLANGFYKVKPLKYNKMTNFLKIVCIVTFATVVSALPTEDFPETARNAINTENELMDSIYTDCVRKDSVNCVKYKLFSIVDKILDKRDTFAVTEGVTVVKTAKTNEKEGSPRGLNENNSLESMILGRIQNYLQTHTIKVELKGVDVVNAISSTSRALEEVSNSFSSGGSTSEEARGKGKKKAKLLGPLLLAVALKGAALIPLALGAIALIAGKALLIGKIALVLSAIIGLKKLLSQEKHVTYEVVAHPHHTSSHSSSHSDVGGSGYSSDVGSYGSGGGSHGWGRSANAQDIVYSAYKST, encoded by the exons atgtcacGAAGTGCTAGTGATCTTAATCAATTTTCTACATCAG AGGCAAGAAAAGGTCACAAAGGAGGTCTTGGTTATGTTTTATTAATGGGTGGAATGCTAGCAAAAACAATGGCTGCATTAGGTTTTGGTGGAGTTGCTATGCTGGCATTAAAAGCTTTAGGAGCATCTTTAGCAGCATTATTACTTTCTTCAGTAGttggattaaaaaaactaGGCGAACAAGGTCATCATGAAAGTCACGTTCA cAAAGTAGTTATTTTAAGCGCCTTGTGCTTACTTGCAGTTGCTGCAGAATCATCATTTAAGGAATGTCTTGAGCAAGACTCGATCTCTTGTGTTCAAATGACG cTATTTCGTAAAGCAAGAGACTTCTTTGATCAACAAGACATTTCTGTCGTAGATGGGTTGTCATTCAAAAAAGATTCAGTTCGGGGTGCACGCTCTATTCCCGTTGACACTTCTGCAATTGAAGCTGCAAATACAATTGAATCACGTGAAGATGCTTTGGAAAACTACGTTTCTGAGAGAGCAATGAATTTCTTCCAAGAGCGTTCTTTGAATCTTGATATGATGACTGTCGGTCGTGCAGTCTCACAAGCAATTCCAGAAGAAGTAAAAGAATCAATGCGCTCAATGGTTGGCGAAGCAcgcaaaaagaagaagaagctcCTCAAGAAATTGGCACCTCTCTTGGGATTAGTCAAACTTAAGGCTCAAGGACTTATGTTATTGGCTCTCGTTGGAATTGCTATTATCGCTAAAAAAGCTTTAGTTATTGGAGTCATCGCTCTGGTTTTGGCCAAATTGGGACTTGTCAAAGCTATCATTGCCAAGGTCAGCTCTAAAGCCGGAGGTGGCGGTGGTGGAATCGCTGATCTTTTAGGAGGATTAGGAggaggcagcagcagcagctctGGTGCCGAGGCCGTCGCTTACCAAGCATATGCTCCCCAAACTG gTTCAGATAAGCCGGTTCAAAATGACTTTAAGCACTACATTGATCGTGGTCAAGTTCAACCATTAGCAAATGGTTTTTATAAA GTTAAACccttaaaatataacaaaatgacaaattttttaaaaattgtttgcattGTCACTTTTGCGACGGTAGTAAGTGCACTACCTACTGAAGATTTTCCAGAAACCGCAAGAAACGCAATAAATACCGAGAATGAGTTGATGGACAGTATATACACTGATTGTGTTCGAAAAGATTCGGTGAACTGTGTTAAATACAAGTTATTTTCTATCgtagataaaattttggacaaacgTGACACTTTCGCTGTTACAGAAGGTGTTACTGTTGTAAAAACAGCGAAGACTAATGAAAAAGAGGGATCTCCACGAGGATTAAATGAAAACAATTCATTAGAATCAATGATTCTCGGACGCATTCAAAACTATTTGCAAACACACACAATAAAAGTAGAACTGAAGGGTGTCGATGTAGTTAATGCAATAAGTTCAACTTCTCGAGCACTTGAAGAAGTGTCAAATAGTTTTTCAAGTGGTGGTTCAACTTCAGAAGAAGCCAGaggcaaaggaaaaaaaaaggcTAAGTTATTAGGACCACTTCTTTTGGCAGTAGCATTGAAAGGTGCTGCTCTCATTCCTTTAGCCTTAGGAGCTATTGCTTTAATTGCTGGCAAAGCGTTGTTAATAGGAAAAATTGCACTGGTATTATCAGCAATAattggtttgaaaaaattgctgtCTCAAGAAAAGCATGTAACTTATGAAGTTGTTGCTCATCCACACCATACAAGCTCACATAGTTCCAGTCACAGCGACGTTGGAGGATCGGGTTACAGTTCAGATGTTGGAAGCTACGGTTCTGGAGGTGGTAGTCATGGATGGGGCCGTTCTGCAAATGCACAGGATATTGTGTACAGTGCGTACAAATCAACGTAA
- the LOC134835323 gene encoding uncharacterized protein LOC134835323, whose amino-acid sequence MFVPAFMVASQIGWYMLALKLVTTLAIKALLVAKLAFFVAAIITIKKFILEPMHVSPAAPFYDNIEPFMVPYDFPTFTQHDLHPLSIAHLGHETSIPSASAIHPSNPIAAESSLSTVTEHRTGISNASTILTNSKDLKRSDFSTGRRPLYYNYYIKAPFKI is encoded by the exons ATGTTTGTGCCTGCTTTCATGGTGGCTAGCCAAATAGGATGGTATATGTTAGCGCTTAAGTTAGTTACGACTTTAGCAATAAAGGCGTTATTAGTAGCAAAATTAGCCTTTTTTGTGGCAGCTATAAtcacaattaaaaagtttattttagaaCCAATGCACGTcag TCCAGCGGCTCCCTTCTACGACAACATTGAACCATTCATGGTACCGTATGATTTTCCAACATTTACACAGCATGACTTACATCCATTATCAATTGCCCATTTAGGACATGAAACATCCATTCCAAGCGCTTCAGCAATACATCCATCAAATCCTATCGCTGCTGAAAGCTCTCTTAGTACAGTGACAGAACATAGAACAGGAATATCGAATGCTTCTACAATATTGACTAACAGCAAAGACCTAAAGAGATCGGATTTTTCAACAG gtagaCGGCCATTATATTACAACTACTACATAAAAGCCccgtttaaaatataa
- the LOC134835321 gene encoding uncharacterized protein LOC134835321 produces the protein MLRFNFLVICSVLFYNNALADTENIENDINGRSIGDIKYFYDTYRECSASHLTTCLKEKVLLIMDRVSRSALDIKLIDGVVFVSDDQAKFDEPSIKTKEELEQILPRALDEKDRALNNMIFDKIVSFFQRHTLQVKFPSIDEMDRSMEARAGGSGGGFGGNKGGFGGNKGGKDKKNGHWIMIPLLLGSTLVPLAFGALALLAGKALIVSKLALALASIIGIKKLISGSNHHHEAAHEVVVSGGHGSGWGRIGNYNGQNLAYNGYTP, from the exons atgttaagattCAACTTTTTAGTCATCTGCagtgttttgttttataacAATGCTTTAGCAGACACTGAAAATATCGAGAATGATATAAATGGTAGATCTATTGGggacattaaatatttttatgacactTATAGAGAGTGTAGTGCATCACACTTAACCACATGTTTAAAAGAAAAGGTTTTGCTCATAATGGATCGTGTTAGCAGATCTGCACTAGATATCAAGTTAATTGATGGTGTAGTATTTGTGTCAGACGACCAAGCAAAATTTGATGAGCCAAGCATAAAAACTAAAGAGGAGTTAGAACAAATATTACCACGTGCCTTGGATGAAAAAGATAGAGCGTTGAACAACatgatttttgacaaaattgtttCCTTTTTCCAACGACACACCCTGCAg GTTAAATTCCCGTCTATTGATGAAATGGATCGGTCAATGGAAGCAAGAGCAGGAGGAAGTGGTGGAGGTTTTGGCGGAAACAAAGGTGGTTTTGGAGGAAACAAAGGTGGCAAGGATAAAAAGAATGGTCATTGGATTATGATTCCTTTGTTATTAGGAAGTACTTTAGTGCCTTTGGCATTTGGAGCTTTAGCCCTTTTAGCTGGAAAAGCATTAATCGTATCTAAATTAGCATTGGCTTTAGCTTCAATTATAggtataaaaaaactaatttctgGTAGTAACCATCATCACGAAGCTGCACATGAGGTAGTTGTATCGGGTGGCCATGGCTCTGGATGGGGTCGAATTGGAAATTATAATGGACAGAATTTAGCTTATAATGGATATACaccatga
- the LOC134835325 gene encoding uncharacterized protein LOC134835325, with protein sequence MKHLVVFLIMHVSMCYSDIKFTDQEELVTQERRNGKNLLNFIGLDNGQLDPYQIKLQQSCLTGEFSECFKLQAVNSLGEFFLQDQYTLTPSVKVVRAAESQLRSLINEPLEYVSETREGDSEWDSLVKFALRKAERFVKSTAFEIQIPEELGNDARYSPRFIDDIYEEIDVLEDKKAPLFNKHRLKKMFIPMLLILKLFKLKLLLFLPFILGIAGLKKVLGFVAFVLPGVIGYFKLCKPNFQASHYSSAYHSSNYDHDNSNHYRNLNDNHNNNGAVKFNDDTSSGELAYQGYAEYRNNRNQNVTNEN encoded by the exons ATGAAAcatttagttgtttttttgaTCATGCATGTATCAATGTGCTATTCAGATATCAAGTTTACTGATCAAGAAGAGCTTGTTACACAAGAGAGgcgaaatggaaaaaatcttCTCAATTTTATTGGATTGGATAATGGACAATTGGATCCATACCAAATCAAATTACAACAGTCATGTCTAACAGGTGAATTTTCTGAGTGCTTTAAGCTTCAAGCGGTTAATTCATTAGGAGAGTTCTTTCTTCAGGATCAGTATAC ATTAACACCGAGTGTCAAAGTTGTTAGGGCAGCGGAATCACAATTAAGATCGTTGATTAACGAGCCATTGGAATATGTTTCTGAAACAAGAGAAGGTGACTCAGAATGGGACTCTCTTGTCAAATTTGCATTGAGGAAAGCCGAAAG GTTTGTTAAGTCCACAgcatttgaaattcaaattccAGAAGAGCTTGGAAATGACGCTAGGTATTCGCCTAGATTTATTGATGACATTTATGAGGAAATAGATGTTCTAGAAGACAAAAAAGCTCCATTGTTCA acaaacatcgactaaaaaaaatgtttattcctATGTTGCTTATCTTaaagttgtttaaattaaaactcctGTTATTTTTGCCGTTTATTCTTGGAATCGCTGGTTTGAAAAAAGTGTTAGGATTTGTAGCTTTTGTTCTtccag gtGTTATTGGCTATTTTAAGCTGTGCAAACCAAATTTTCAGG CTTCGCATTATTCATCGGCATATCATAGCTCTAACTATGATCATGACAATAGTAATCActatagaaatttaaatgacaatcacaataataatggtgcagtaaaatttaatgatgataCGTCCTCTGGCGAATTAGCGTATCAAGGATACGCTGAATATAGAAATAATAGAAACCAAAATGTAacgaatgaaaattga
- the LOC134835326 gene encoding uncharacterized protein LOC134835326, with protein sequence MKVYSTFKEEKLFSIKNDTEAFFNHINSDFIKQFLNNERLAQPIKGLVIGLYSILIALGSLGNLFILFIIIKKPSMRNARNVFIFNLATSDLLLCLITMPLTLLEILTKYWPFGSHNFVCKLLGFLQTISIYVSTLSITAISMDRYQIIIHPMRNGLQMNDSTKIIIIIWVLSGLFSLPIYVNRKLINYNINPIYKILKVNKICYCIEEWPFNYGRAYYSIFSLFWQYLLQVLIILLAYLKIYCNLKNRSKNQKYLRRNRYKRTNTLLLLIALVFGISWLPLNFYNLYMDIFNLEDTFTEGHVICYAICHMLAMSSACLNPVIYGLLNDNFRKELKNFTAFLIIWKNCNTKQKCPITINVKCSFDNNKRIDDYSLYNDNIYRIKVNKNEPNKIISKDNNGTFEEDNFTISTILTKLIDKSMNISYYEIIPGIFVLKNNVTTESHYGRSIDEKLNIFDRFIKFAESHVIRVPLSLTENTGRLFFFKGMKKLMWPLLVGIQMVKLTLFAIFLPSIIGSVGKIVSKGLTQVSGFSNHAPQHIDDLEFRDNYENMEAVKDNDYIYSGSDTEPASANSFISQMYQPLDKINQLNVNKNKFSTHSNNFQMKKNPSEGTNKNVNYQVFQDIPNSSLLLTNYDPFYSPLLSRLDAVFQQLKLPTDNESCRQKLICLMYTNPSKYAPYSNLVSAQLSRELNELKKPTSDNPDILRFFKYMKAAKDGQDKSDCEMLHRCSSVQSSSNPTMINTFNDINKLVEARNIS encoded by the exons atgaaagtGTATTCAACATTTAAAgaagagaaattattttccataaaaaatgacaCGGAGGCTTTCTTCAACCACATAAATTCTGATTTTATTAaacagtttttaaataatgaaagacTTGCACAACCTATTAAGGGCCTAGTTATAGGACTTTACAG catactTATCGCTTTGGGTTCTCTTGGAAATTTGTTCATAttgttcataataataaaaaaacctaGCATGAGAAACGCAAGAAATGTGTTCATCTTTAATCTAGCAACATcag ATCTCTTGCTTTGTCTTATTACAATGCCTTTGACACTTTTGgagattttgacaaaatattggCCTTTTGGATCACACAATTTCGTTTGTAAATTATTAGGATTCCTCCAAACTATCAGTATATATGTTTCAACATTATCAATAACAGCTATTTCAATGGACAGATATCAA ATCATTATCCACCCTATGAGAAATGGCTTGCAGATGAATGactcaacaaaaattattatcattatatggGTTTTGTCAGGACTCTTTTCTCTTCCTATTTATGTTAATCGTAAACTCATCAATTATAATATCAATCCAATCTATAAAATACTTAAAGTAAACAAGATATGCTATTGCATAGAAGAATGGCCATTTAACTACGGAAGAGCATACtactcaattttttctctattttggCAATATCTACTTCAAGtgcttattattttgttaGCTTATTTAAAGATCTATTGCAATCTCAAAAACAgaagtaaaaatcaaaaatatttgcgcAGAAATCGATATAAAAGAACAAATACTTTATTGTTACTAATAGCTTTAGTCTTCGGAATATCCTGGCTACCcctcaatttttataacttgTATAtggatatttttaacttagaaGATACTTTTACAGAAGGGCATGTAATTTGTTATGCAATTTGTCATATGCTTGCAATGAGCTCAGCGTGCTTGAATCCGGTGATATATGGCCTCTTGAATGATAATTTCCGAAaagaattaaagaattttactgcgtttttaataatatggaAGAATTGTAATACTAAGCAAAAATGTCCAA TTACaattaatgtaaaatgtaGTTTTGATAATAACAAACGTATTGATGATTATTCATTGTATAATGACAATATATATcgcataaaagtaaataaaaatgagccaaataaaattatttcaaaagacAACAATGGTACTTTTGAAGAggataattttacaataagCACTATATTAACGAAATTAATCGACAAATCAATGAATATAAGTTACTATGAGATTATTCCTGGtatatttgttttgaaaaataatgtaacAACTGAATCACATTATGGTAGGAGtatagatgaaaaattaaatatatttgaccGTTTTATAAAGTTTGCTGAAAGTCATGTCATTAGAGTTCCCTTATCACTTACTGAGAATACTGGtagattatttttcttcaaag GTATGAAAAAGCTGATGTGGCCACTTTTGGTTGGCATTCAAATGGTGAAACTTACTCTATTTGCCATATTTCTGCCAAGCATTATTGGATCAGTTGGAAAAATTGTTAGTAAAG gtTTAACCCAAGTGTCTGGATTTTCTAATCATGCACCTCAACATATTGACGATTTAGAGTTTCGagataattatgaaaatatggaAGCGGTAAAAGATAATGATTATATTTATTCAGGTTcag ACACGGAACCGGCATCAGCGAATAGTTTCATCTCACAAATGTATCAACCTCTggacaaaataaatcaattgaatgtcaacaaaaacaaattttctacacattctaataattttcagatgaaaaaaaatcccagtgaaggcacaaacaaaaatgttaattatcaAGTTTTTCAAGATATACCTAACTCGTCACTTCTTTTGACGAATTATGATCCATTTTATAGTCCTTTGCTCTCAAGACTAGATGCTGTTTTTCAGCAATTAAAACTACCTACTGACAATGAATCTTGTAGACAAAAGTTAATCTGTTTGATGTATACAAATCCTTCAAAGTATGCTCCTTATAGCAATTTAGTTTCAGCGCAGTTAAGCAg agaacttaacgaattaaaaaaaccaaCATCTGACAATCCTGATATCTTACGTTTCTTCAAATACATGAAAGCCGCAAAAGATGGTCAAGATAAAAGTGATTGTGAAATGCTCCATAGATGTTCTTCTGTGCAATCTTCATCAAACCCAACTATGATAAATACATTTAATGACATCAATAAACTTGTGGAAGCCAGGAATATTTCATAG